The genomic interval CCTGAAGAAAGTGCAACACATTCCAAAAGCCGAAGTAATCGAGACCACAAACCAGAGATTTGTTTCACAGGTTTTAAGAAAAATGAAAAACAACAGCTGATTGAACTTGCTGAATCATCAAGCTTCTTTGTTCGGACAGCGGTTACAGCCAATCTCCATTATCTTTGTTGCGGAAGCACAGCTGGTCCAAAGAAAATTGAAAAAGCAAGAGCCCAAGGAGTGATAGCACTTAGTAAAAATCAGTTTGAATCATTAGTTGAATTTGGAGAAATACCAGAAGAATAAAAATGGGCGAACCAGTGGCTTGAGCCTACGGTGAACCCGCCCGTTTTGATGAAGGCAAAGTTTATGAGCACCGAGGCTCATCCATAACGTTGGAACAACTCACTTGGGTGAATGAAATTTAATGAAATCAGATTTGCAGACAATTCACCGGACAACCTGCTCAGCAGCGGACTTCCTGCTGTGCACGGACAACCTGCAATGAATCGTAGAAAACCTGAAATACTGACTTGCTCAAAACAGAGTCTTTTCCAACCAGTGGTTCGAGTTTACGGTGGCCGACGCCTGTTGATTAAGTGAAGTTTATGTTCACCGAAACTCACCCATTAACGTTCTGCTGAGATAAAAAACATGAGATCCACAATAGCTTTATTTCTAACCCTTCTTCTAACTCTTGAATCCAACGCTATTCCCATAGAGTTTGGAGGCAGTCCATCTGACGGAAACGCTTTTTTGACCTTCCAAGAAAATGTCACATTTCAAATCCAAACCGCCTCCACAAATGGAATAATTTTCGTCATGCAGGATGTTCTTCCAGGAGATCGTTCATTCGATCTTGCCAATTTTGCAGGACTCAATTTTACAAGCAATCAAAGTCAAAATATCGATCTAGATAGATGGGTTGCAAATCCTCACAGTATTATTGGAGCCGACATAAAGCCGGATGATCAATATTTCTTCGCACTAGAAACAGCAGACCAAAATTTCTATTCAGGAGATACGATTATTTTAAATTCAGGAACAGGAACATTATCATCGTCCTATCCATCATTCGATTTACCAAGTAGTGGAGATTACAACATGTTCATAGCAAATGGACATGGGATAAAAATTGGTGAAGTTATACCCGAACCATCAACAATTTCTCTATTTGGAATCGCATATATCGCAATGATAATTTATCGAAAAAAAAGCAGAACCAGAGGTTGGACTTTACGGTGAAAACGCCGATTGATTCGGTCTATGGTTTATACGCACCGAAAGTCACCCTTAACGTTGGAAAATCAAGATGAAAACTATAGAGAAATTATTATTATCCTCAGTTATTTTTTCTCAGGTGGCTCTTGGGTCAGTGATTGATCATCTTCAGCCTCCTGTTGATCCAATTGTGATCACGATCCCTGGTGTAATTCTGCAAGAAAATGAAGTTTTTTCATGGAGTTTTGATCAATCAGATTTTTCAATTAAGGGAGATGCTCCAGAGCAAGAATCATCTACAATTTTCACTTTTTGGAGTGCATCTTTTGACCACGTTAATGAATCCTCTCAAATTGAAGTTTCTTTTTTTGAAAATCCAGATGATGAGTTTGCTTCCAAAAACATCTCGATTGGGTTTGTTGAAAATGATGTTGGAACACTGTCATCCCATAGAGGGCGAAAACCGCTGGTAACCGCCCGGTTTTGTTAAGGTTTTTGATCTCTGTTCCATATAGTCAGTTCCGATTTCCTGGTTATGGGATAACAATGGCTCCTCGTTTTATGCATTTGGCTGTCCCACAGCATTCAGCCGAACCCCGGTAGAAACGCCTGTTCCGGGGCGGCGCACATGCGTCCGGGCGGTTTGGCTGTCCCATAGGATTTGAGCAGCGCATCGAGATCCCATCGCCGCCACAGCGACGCCCGCACTACAGTGAACAGCCGCTTGAAGCTGTGTTCCCATTCGTGCATGCACGCGAGGCTGCGCATAAGCAAATGGACAAGCAATCCCATCCACACCTGCCAGCGCACGGCGTTGGCGCTATGGCCAAGGAAGTCGCT from Verrucomicrobia bacterium S94 carries:
- a CDS encoding PEP-CTERM sorting domain-containing protein, whose product is MRSTIALFLTLLLTLESNAIPIEFGGSPSDGNAFLTFQENVTFQIQTASTNGIIFVMQDVLPGDRSFDLANFAGLNFTSNQSQNIDLDRWVANPHSIIGADIKPDDQYFFALETADQNFYSGDTIILNSGTGTLSSSYPSFDLPSSGDYNMFIANGHGIKIGEVIPEPSTISLFGIAYIAMIIYRKKSRTRGWTLR